The nucleotide sequence TCAAAAATCTTATTTGAAACAGTTTTAACTGTTGAACAACCACAAAATAATATTAAATTTAACATCAATGCAAACGAAGATATTGACAAATTGTCGTACTTAAATGGAAACGACTTACACAACGTTAATAATATTGCATTTAAAGCGACTCAAAAAGCTCACGTGGAAGTTGGACAAGTACCAAATATTCATATTACATTTAAAGACTTCTCACCTGAAACTTTAGGTGCATTGTTTATGTTCTTCGAGAGAGCTTTAACAATGTCAGCGTACTTATTAGGTGTAAATCCATTCAACCAACCTGGTGTTGAAATTTACAAAAAGAATATGTTTACAATGTTAGATAAAAAATAATTTATTATCAAATATTATGAATTCAATTTTACAAAAGTTAATTCCTTTGATTAATCCTCAATCAAATTGAAATGACACTCACACTAAAAAACTAGAATCTATTCTAGAATCCAAAACGAATTTAATTTCTCAGATTGAAAGAGCACTTGAATTTTTAGAATCGCCTGAATTAATTCAATATCAAAATGAATTATATTTGGTCGAAATGTCAATTGAAAGTCCACAACGTCGTAGCTTTTGCTATGATAAGCAAGCTAGAATTGAGCGAAAAAAATTTCCACCTGAAAATTCGGCACAAGAATGATGTATCAAAAATGGTGTCGAATTGGTAGATAAAGAGTTTTATTTTTATTTACAAGAACTTAAAGACATCGATTTAAAAACATCAAGCTGGTTAAAAGCACCAAAAGAAATTCGTGCTTTAGGTGGTGCAATTTTTGGTGATAAAAGATATAATCAAGCTTTTATTTATCACAATAGTGCTGATTCTTACTATTCTGCACGTGGTTTTAGAGTTTATTTGAAATTAACTTAATAAAATTTAGATCAGAAATCTCCACTCTTAATGGTGGAGATTTTTTGTGTCCAGGGAGCGACATATAGGGTAAAATAAGCAACAAAAAAAGCAAAGATTGCAATTAACAACAT is from Mycoplasmopsis pullorum and encodes:
- a CDS encoding DUF4256 domain-containing protein, with the translated sequence MNSILQKLIPLINPQSNWNDTHTKKLESILESKTNLISQIERALEFLESPELIQYQNELYLVEMSIESPQRRSFCYDKQARIERKKFPPENSAQEWCIKNGVELVDKEFYFYLQELKDIDLKTSSWLKAPKEIRALGGAIFGDKRYNQAFIYHNSADSYYSARGFRVYLKLT